The following coding sequences are from one Triticum dicoccoides isolate Atlit2015 ecotype Zavitan chromosome 4A, WEW_v2.0, whole genome shotgun sequence window:
- the LOC119286971 gene encoding N-terminal acetyltransferase B complex catalytic subunit NAA20, translating to MTTIRRFCCDDLLRFASVNLDHLTETFNMSFYMTYLARWPDYFHTAVNPGDRVMGYIMGKVEGQGESWHGHVTAVSVASEFRRQKLAKTLMHLLEEISDKMDKAYFVDLFVRASNMPAIRMYEKLGYVVYRRVLRYYSGEEDGLDMRKALSQDVDKKSIIPLKRPITPDELEYD from the exons ATGACGACCATTCGCCGGTTCTGCTGCGACGATCTGCTCCGCTTCGCCTCCGTCAACCTCGACCACCTCACCGAGACC TTCAACATGTCCTTCTACATGACGTACCTGGCTCGCTGGCCCGACTACTTCCACACCGCCGTCAACCCCGGCGACCGCGTCATGGGATACA TTATGGGGAAGGTTGAAGGACAAGGTGAATCTTGGCATGGACATGTTACGGCAGTGTCCGTTGCCTCAGAATTTCGCAGACAGAAATTAGCCAAGACGCTCATGCACTTGCTGGAGGAAATCAGTGATAAGAT GGATAAGGCCTATTTTGTGGATCTCTTTGTAAGGGCGTCCAACATGCCGGCAATAAGGATGTATGAAAAG CTGGGCTATGTGGTTTATCGAAGGGTGCTTCGGTACTACTCAGGGGAAGAAGATGGCCTTG ATATGAGAAAGGCATTATCACAAGATGTTGACAAGAAGTCCATCATACCACTCAAGAGACCAATTACACCGGACGAACTTGAATACGACTGA